A genomic stretch from Algoriphagus halophilus includes:
- a CDS encoding xanthine dehydrogenase family protein molybdopterin-binding subunit produces MLPNIPFIQKKKGQDKSKVFVPSRRDFLKIGSLATGGLILGVNFQCSGPKGELVTFAPNVYLSIDSTNQVTLVAHRSEMGTGIRTSLPQIVADELGADWSTIKIVQAEGDEEKYGNQNTDGSFSVRMFFEPMRKAGATARHMLIAAAAADWGVDPSQCDTRDGKVIGDGKEIPFGDLVGKLKDTPVPDPESITLRELSSYKLIGTDVPIYDLKNIAMGKAVFGADVDLPDMKIAVVRRTPVIGAKVVSYNDEKALAVPGVVQVVKIEGSGNPPGLDKALEGIAVIAENTWSAIKGRDALEIEWDLGENKDYSSKKQLVEMLQSTRSNGKVRRERGNFDSANRSASRKIERTYEAPFYAHATIEPPAAIAHVKPDGSCEVWAPTQHPQWARGAVAGALGVDVSQIKVNVTLLGGGFGRKSKPDFVVEAALISKAANGPVRVQWTRDDDLHFDFFHSHSAQRIIATLDSSGDLTGWNHHTVFPAIGSTSSKEELHPSDGEMGLGCVDFPFNVPNIRVETHESTGNTRVGWLRSVSNIHHAFAIHTMLDEIAEARGKDPLENAIELLGEDRDITFQSEMVGGEYGNYGESIENYPWNTGRMKNVIRTLREQSNWDANKAAGKIMGFAAHKSFLTYVGCVVLLEKGADGKILIPEVYYVVDCGVAVNTDRIRSQFEGGAQFATSLATTSEITLENGQVQQNNFDTYQIIRMPAAPKKIHVHIVESQIKPTGVGEPPVPPFIPALANAMYQMNGQRIYKLPFKV; encoded by the coding sequence ATGCTTCCAAATATTCCATTTATACAAAAGAAAAAAGGGCAGGATAAAAGCAAGGTTTTTGTTCCCTCCCGAAGAGATTTTTTGAAAATAGGGTCCCTTGCTACCGGGGGACTTATACTTGGTGTCAACTTCCAATGTTCAGGACCAAAAGGTGAATTAGTGACGTTTGCACCCAATGTTTATCTCTCCATTGATTCAACTAATCAAGTTACCTTAGTCGCCCACCGATCTGAGATGGGGACAGGTATTCGAACGTCCCTTCCACAAATTGTGGCTGATGAACTTGGAGCAGACTGGTCCACCATCAAAATTGTTCAAGCGGAAGGGGATGAAGAGAAATACGGAAATCAGAATACCGATGGTTCATTCTCTGTTCGGATGTTTTTTGAACCCATGCGAAAAGCGGGGGCCACAGCCAGGCATATGCTGATCGCTGCCGCTGCTGCGGATTGGGGAGTGGATCCTTCCCAATGTGATACCCGTGATGGGAAAGTCATCGGGGATGGGAAAGAAATCCCGTTTGGGGACTTAGTGGGTAAATTAAAGGATACCCCTGTTCCGGATCCGGAAAGCATTACACTGAGAGAACTTTCCAGCTATAAATTGATCGGGACGGATGTGCCGATTTACGATTTGAAGAATATTGCCATGGGCAAGGCGGTTTTTGGGGCAGATGTGGATCTTCCGGATATGAAAATTGCTGTAGTCCGGAGAACTCCGGTAATAGGCGCGAAAGTGGTTTCCTATAATGATGAAAAAGCATTGGCGGTACCAGGAGTCGTTCAAGTAGTAAAAATTGAAGGATCAGGAAATCCTCCTGGTCTGGATAAGGCTTTAGAAGGAATTGCCGTGATCGCTGAGAATACCTGGTCTGCTATCAAAGGGAGAGATGCGCTGGAAATAGAATGGGACCTTGGAGAAAATAAAGATTATAGTTCCAAAAAACAGCTGGTAGAAATGCTTCAAAGTACTCGGAGCAATGGAAAAGTAAGAAGAGAAAGAGGGAATTTTGATTCGGCAAACCGATCCGCTTCCAGAAAAATAGAACGCACCTATGAGGCTCCGTTTTATGCCCATGCTACCATCGAGCCACCAGCAGCCATCGCTCATGTAAAACCAGATGGATCTTGCGAAGTGTGGGCGCCAACTCAACACCCGCAATGGGCAAGGGGAGCAGTGGCAGGAGCTTTAGGAGTAGATGTAAGTCAGATCAAAGTGAATGTGACACTATTGGGTGGAGGCTTTGGAAGGAAATCCAAGCCAGACTTTGTAGTGGAAGCAGCCTTGATTTCAAAAGCAGCCAATGGACCAGTTCGGGTACAATGGACTCGAGATGACGATCTTCATTTTGACTTCTTTCATTCCCATAGTGCCCAGCGGATTATTGCGACCTTGGATTCTAGTGGCGACCTGACGGGATGGAATCACCATACCGTTTTCCCGGCAATCGGTTCTACCAGTAGTAAGGAGGAATTGCATCCTTCAGACGGTGAAATGGGCCTAGGTTGTGTTGATTTTCCTTTTAATGTTCCGAATATTCGAGTGGAAACACATGAGTCCACTGGAAATACAAGAGTAGGCTGGCTTCGATCGGTAAGTAATATTCACCATGCTTTTGCCATTCATACGATGTTGGATGAAATTGCAGAAGCGAGAGGGAAAGATCCATTGGAAAATGCAATCGAGCTCCTGGGAGAAGATCGGGATATCACTTTCCAGTCAGAGATGGTAGGAGGAGAATATGGGAATTATGGGGAAAGTATTGAGAATTATCCTTGGAACACTGGACGAATGAAAAATGTCATTCGAACCTTAAGAGAACAGTCTAATTGGGATGCGAATAAAGCAGCAGGAAAAATAATGGGCTTTGCAGCACATAAAAGTTTCTTGACCTATGTAGGCTGTGTGGTCCTATTGGAAAAAGGTGCAGATGGAAAAATTCTGATTCCAGAAGTGTATTACGTGGTGGATTGTGGGGTAGCTGTCAATACAGATCGAATCCGATCTCAGTTTGAGGGAGGTGCTCAATTTGCAACCAGTTTGGCCACTACTTCTGAAATCACGTTAGAAAATGGGCAGGTGCAGCAAAATAACTTCGATACTTATCAAATTATTCGAATGCCTGCTGCCCCGAAAAAAATACATGTCCATATCGTAGAAAGCCAAATTAAACCAACCGGAGTAGGAGAGCCTCCTGTGCCGCCGTTTATTCCTGCGCTTGCCAATGCCATGTATCAGATGAATGGACAACGAATCTACAAGTTGCCATTCAAGGTTTAG
- the ctlX gene encoding citrulline utilization hydrolase CtlX, with amino-acid sequence MTMQTSPNILMVRPANFGFNEETANTNFYQQKDHREKGKIRELAKQEFDGFVALLRDQGVNVEVVEDTEKPIKTDAVFPNNWFSTHPDGKLILYPMYSPNRRLERRKDLVEMLIQKGYQISEILDLSFFEEDNQFLEGTGSMVLDHDSKTIFACFSERTHPVPLNYVADILGYDLVGFNSVQEIDGVKSPIYHTNVMMHVGRDLAVVCLDSIPKASEKQGVQKALTKAGKKVIPITAKQKFNFAGNMLEVTNDGGEKFTVMSQTAFDSLNVGQIQMIEKYTTIISPSIPTIEKLGGGSARCMMAEIFLPKA; translated from the coding sequence ATTACTATGCAAACTTCACCAAATATCTTGATGGTTCGTCCGGCCAATTTTGGATTTAATGAGGAGACTGCCAATACGAATTTTTATCAGCAGAAGGATCATCGTGAAAAAGGTAAAATCAGGGAGTTGGCTAAACAAGAATTTGATGGATTTGTAGCATTGTTACGAGATCAAGGGGTGAATGTCGAGGTGGTGGAAGATACTGAGAAACCTATTAAGACAGATGCAGTATTTCCAAACAATTGGTTTAGTACGCATCCTGATGGCAAATTGATTCTATACCCTATGTATTCCCCAAATAGGCGTTTGGAAAGAAGAAAGGACTTGGTGGAGATGCTCATTCAAAAGGGGTATCAAATTTCAGAGATTTTGGATTTGAGTTTTTTTGAAGAGGATAATCAATTTTTGGAAGGGACAGGAAGCATGGTTCTGGACCATGATAGTAAAACTATTTTTGCCTGCTTCTCTGAACGAACCCATCCGGTTCCACTTAATTATGTTGCGGATATTTTGGGGTATGATTTAGTAGGGTTTAACTCAGTCCAAGAAATTGATGGGGTCAAAAGTCCTATCTATCATACGAATGTGATGATGCATGTGGGAAGGGATTTAGCAGTGGTATGTTTGGATAGTATTCCAAAAGCATCCGAAAAACAGGGTGTTCAAAAGGCCTTAACCAAAGCAGGAAAAAAAGTGATCCCTATCACTGCTAAACAGAAGTTTAATTTTGCCGGGAATATGCTAGAAGTGACCAATGACGGAGGGGAGAAATTTACTGTGATGTCACAGACTGCTTTTGATTCCTTGAATGTGGGGCAAATCCAAATGATTGAAAAGTACACTACCATCATCAGTCCTTCTATTCCTACCATTGAAAAATTAGGTGGAGGAAGTGCTCGCTGTATGATGGCAGAGATTTTTTTACCCAAGGCTTAA
- a CDS encoding carbonic anhydrase, giving the protein MNLYKQIFENNQKWVESKLAVDENYFQNLSKGQSPEILYIGCSDSRVTAEEMTGIEPGQMFVHRNVANLVPNNDGNSASVIEYAISHLKVRHIAVCGHYFCGGVKAAMQAQDLGILNPWLRNIRDVYRTHREELNDIADEDARYKRLVELNVQEQCINVVKMASWQKRFITEGLPHVHGWVFDIQTGKLIDLNIDVPTIVKGIREIYDLGTTEI; this is encoded by the coding sequence ATGAATCTTTACAAACAAATTTTTGAGAATAACCAGAAATGGGTTGAATCTAAACTTGCAGTAGATGAAAATTATTTTCAAAACTTATCTAAAGGACAAAGTCCAGAAATATTATATATAGGTTGTAGTGATAGTAGGGTCACCGCAGAAGAAATGACCGGTATTGAACCAGGGCAGATGTTCGTACATAGAAACGTGGCGAATTTGGTTCCTAATAATGATGGAAACTCTGCTTCAGTAATAGAGTATGCTATTTCACATTTAAAAGTTAGGCATATCGCTGTTTGTGGCCATTATTTTTGCGGAGGGGTGAAAGCAGCCATGCAGGCCCAAGATTTGGGGATTTTGAATCCCTGGCTAAGAAATATTCGAGATGTGTACAGAACTCATAGAGAGGAATTAAATGACATTGCAGACGAGGATGCACGGTATAAAAGGCTGGTAGAACTTAACGTACAGGAACAATGTATCAATGTGGTGAAAATGGCTTCCTGGCAAAAAAGATTCATAACGGAGGGGCTGCCACATGTACATGGATGGGTTTTCGACATCCAAACGGGCAAATTGATTGATCTAAATATTGATGTCCCCACAATAGTGAAAGGTATTCGGGAAATCTATGATTTAGGTACTACCGAAATTTGA